A window from Candidatus Hydrogenedentota bacterium encodes these proteins:
- a CDS encoding DUF4384 domain-containing protein: MTSNHRLLWAMALLTLAAVSGCVQPQPEPQPQPAEPTQAPAADTGNDAATMLELGIAVEPEHGPPGQTVGPDYFHGDQNSRFRLVFMPAQEGFCYVVNRGSSGNFDLLFPNRAAGLTNNMVKAGETLRVPPEGPDSWLRFSDTPGAENVTVFLSKNRIEALEQLFSESPVASDRVQAALAQLTEDAALGGNLSSQASEKETKFTFTAPDASAYLKAGIVLHHD; this comes from the coding sequence ATGACTTCAAATCATAGACTGTTGTGGGCGATGGCGCTTTTGACGCTTGCGGCCGTGTCCGGCTGCGTTCAGCCGCAACCGGAGCCGCAGCCGCAACCCGCGGAACCAACACAAGCCCCGGCCGCGGACACCGGAAACGACGCGGCCACGATGCTTGAACTCGGCATCGCGGTGGAACCGGAACACGGGCCGCCGGGACAGACCGTCGGTCCCGATTACTTCCACGGCGACCAGAACAGCCGGTTCCGGCTTGTTTTCATGCCCGCGCAGGAAGGGTTCTGCTACGTGGTCAACCGCGGCAGTTCGGGCAATTTCGACCTGCTGTTCCCCAACCGTGCGGCGGGGTTGACGAATAACATGGTCAAGGCGGGCGAGACCCTGCGCGTGCCCCCGGAAGGCCCGGACAGCTGGCTGCGCTTCAGCGACACCCCGGGTGCCGAGAACGTTACGGTCTTTCTGAGCAAGAACCGTATCGAAGCGCTGGAACAGCTGTTCAGCGAAAGCCCCGTTGCTTCGGACCGGGTGCAGGCGGCGCTGGCGCAACTGACGGAAGACGCCGCGCTCGGCGGCAACCTCAGTTCGCAGGCCTCGGAAAAAGAAACGAAGTTCACGTTCACCGCGCCGGACGCCTCCGCATACCTGAAGGCCGGCATCGTGCTCCACCACGACTGA
- a CDS encoding caspase family protein, protein MRLQRRAVVLLAAGMLFGFAAAGEKYALLVGINAYPQCNPLNGCVNDVALMEKLLTRRFGFPSANMRRLLDTQATAAAIVEAFRAHLIAGTKPGDLVVFHFSGHGTQVPDDNGDEDDGRDEAIVPYDVQASSGGLINLIRDDLLGELADQLGDRQFVVVLDSCFSGTGIRSLGNARYVSFSELQQKDDPVQLLRQERPVVTRSLPLVVSGCRDVIDRAQATQTVLLAACRSDEKAKDLLVDMPEGQRHHGVFTANLWRILENTSGSGHTLTYGELGEYLANCTDITRLDQHPQIEGDTKALTQPVLQTASGPGETPGENTPPSPPAAVETAEAVRPLAVYVAPHSAFFGKPSEDDEAQAAVAGAIRQQPFVRIAESRDAAEVSVYHGKDPDGGGNTVVGVLLPGGETSLRQELAVLDAASLAPIVGELRRIYLVNNLLRLRSADSGAGVSVTLAGAMDNLGNGDRIVYEITARREGYLTLINVDCQGGIDVLLPNAYAPARKIAAGATVVFPPPDADYEVVVEPPLGDEYLKVFLTDTPLDVPDVPEPGTRGGAGN, encoded by the coding sequence ATGCGCTTACAGCGAAGAGCCGTGGTATTGCTTGCCGCGGGCATGCTCTTTGGGTTTGCGGCCGCGGGCGAGAAGTATGCCCTGCTCGTGGGTATCAATGCGTACCCGCAATGCAATCCGCTGAATGGCTGCGTCAACGACGTTGCCTTAATGGAAAAGCTGTTGACGCGCCGTTTTGGCTTCCCTTCCGCGAACATGCGGCGCCTGTTGGATACGCAAGCAACCGCCGCGGCTATAGTCGAGGCTTTCCGGGCTCATCTCATCGCGGGAACGAAGCCGGGCGACCTCGTGGTTTTCCATTTCAGCGGCCACGGCACGCAGGTTCCTGATGACAATGGCGACGAGGACGACGGCCGCGATGAAGCCATCGTTCCCTATGATGTGCAGGCAAGCTCCGGTGGGCTCATAAACCTCATCCGGGACGACCTGCTGGGCGAACTTGCCGACCAACTTGGCGACCGGCAATTTGTCGTCGTCCTCGATAGCTGTTTCTCCGGCACCGGCATTCGTTCACTTGGCAATGCGCGCTACGTGTCATTCAGCGAGTTGCAGCAAAAGGATGACCCAGTTCAATTGCTCCGGCAGGAACGCCCGGTGGTCACACGAAGTCTGCCCCTGGTGGTGTCGGGTTGTCGCGACGTGATTGACCGGGCACAAGCTACTCAAACGGTGCTTCTGGCCGCGTGCCGGTCGGATGAAAAGGCCAAGGACCTGCTCGTGGACATGCCGGAAGGGCAACGGCATCACGGTGTCTTCACTGCCAACCTCTGGCGCATCCTCGAAAACACCAGCGGCTCCGGACATACGCTGACATACGGGGAACTGGGCGAGTACTTGGCGAATTGCACCGACATTACGAGATTGGACCAACATCCCCAAATCGAAGGCGATACCAAAGCCCTGACACAACCCGTGCTGCAAACGGCTTCCGGCCCCGGCGAGACGCCCGGCGAGAACACGCCTCCGTCCCCGCCGGCGGCCGTGGAAACGGCCGAAGCAGTCCGGCCTCTGGCGGTCTACGTGGCCCCGCACAGCGCCTTTTTCGGCAAACCGTCTGAGGACGATGAGGCTCAGGCGGCCGTCGCGGGAGCAATCCGGCAGCAGCCTTTCGTGCGCATAGCCGAATCGCGCGACGCCGCGGAAGTGAGCGTCTACCATGGCAAGGACCCTGACGGGGGCGGCAACACCGTAGTCGGCGTGCTGCTGCCCGGCGGCGAAACCAGCCTGCGCCAGGAATTGGCGGTCCTGGACGCCGCGTCGCTCGCGCCCATCGTCGGGGAGTTGCGCCGCATATATCTGGTCAACAATCTGCTGCGCCTGCGCAGCGCCGACTCCGGCGCGGGCGTCTCGGTCACGCTGGCCGGGGCCATGGACAACCTCGGCAACGGCGACCGCATCGTGTACGAGATTACCGCGCGCCGCGAAGGATATCTCACGCTGATTAACGTGGACTGCCAGGGCGGCATAGACGTTCTTCTGCCAAATGCCTATGCGCCCGCGCGGAAGATAGCCGCGGGCGCCACGGTTGTCTTTCCGCCGCCGGACGCGGACTACGAGGTGGTCGTCGAGCCCCCGCTGGGCGATGAGTATCTCAAGGTGTTCCTGACGGACACGCCTCTGGATGTGCCCGATGTGCCGGAACCCGGGACGCGAGGCGGGGCCGGCAATG